A stretch of the Aphis gossypii isolate Hap1 chromosome 2, ASM2018417v2, whole genome shotgun sequence genome encodes the following:
- the LOC114126660 gene encoding ribose-5-phosphate isomerase: MQSGLSKSILFTVVGKLRFLSGKYLNMSAISFTVGPKNCSTAGADVSKMCAAHHAIDKHVKDGMILGIGSGSTIVYGVQRLAQRMKDENLSVVCVPTSYQARQLIIDYKLTLGNLDTNPKIDCTIDGADEIEVGTLTCIKGGGGCLTQEKIVASCSEKLIIVADGAKEVNRLGQKWKKGIPIEVIPMACKPIQQKIEEKYGGEAVLRMSADKAGPLVTDNGNFLLDWCFPETKYCWSSVHYYLKLIPGVVETGLFIDMTDECLVGDPQGNVRLLKKTEQTLEL; encoded by the exons ATGCAATCGGGGCTATCCAAGtcgatattatttactgtCGTCGGTAAGTTACGATTTTTGTCCGGAAAGTACTTAAACATGAGTGCTATAAGCTTCACCGTGGGACCCAAAAACTGTTCCACGGCCGGCGCGGACGTTTCCAAAATGTGTGCCGCACACCATGCCATCGACAAGCACGTCAAA GACGGCATGATACTGGGCATCGGTAGTGGGTCTACGATTGTGTACGGTGTTCAACGATTGG cACAAAGAATGAAAGACGAGAATTTGTCTGTTGTTTGTGTGCCAACGTCTTATCAGGCGCGTCAGttgattattgattacaaATTAACATTGGGAAACCTAGACACAAATCCTAAA ATAGATTGTACAATCGATGGAGCAGATGAGATTGAAGTTGGCACTTTGACATGCATAAAAGGTGGAGGAGGATGTTTGACACAGGAAAAAATTGTAGCATCGTGTTctgaaaaattgataattgttGCAGATGGAGC TAAAGAGGTGAATCGTTTGGGTCAAAAATGGAAGAAAGGTATACCCATTGAGGTAATACCTATGGCATGTAAACCAATCCAGCAAAAAATTGAAGAAAAGTATGGAGGTGAAGCCGTTTTGAGAATGTCTGCAGATAAAGcg GGTCCGCTGGTTACAGATAATGGTAACTTCTTATTGGATTGGTGTTTTcctgaaacaaaatattgttggtCATCCgttcactattatttaaaactaattccag gaGTGGTTGAGACTGGATTATTCATTGACATGACTGATGAATGTTTGGTCGGAGATCCACAAGGCAATGTACGACTACTGAAGAAGACTGAACAGACCTTAGAGTTGTAG